One segment of Acidobacteriota bacterium DNA contains the following:
- a CDS encoding TauD/TfdA family dioxygenase, translating into MAFQEQYGPAVWRGSELAQREDWQYRLTSAEVEELDTALGVVTESGMPLEEIRREDFPLPTLGERLKTIQYSLEHGSGSFYLRGWPVHRYSCGERRRVFWGLCQYLGTPVSQSAAGQKIFPVQDAGHAVDHPKARGPNTRKQLRFHCDRCDVIGFLCVRQALRGGENYLVSAPAVHNEILRRRPDLLEELYRPWFYKTHNVDLANDDPWCRQPIFAVHDHRFVGYVLRVLIDRAYELPELPDMTPRQREALDFLDAVCAEPDMHFQLRQEPGDILFVNNFLNFHSRSAFEDHEDPQLKRLLLRIWLSMPNSRALPPLFAGSFGNTGAGELRGGIHPQP; encoded by the coding sequence GTGGCATTTCAAGAACAGTACGGCCCCGCAGTTTGGCGTGGTTCGGAGCTGGCTCAGCGAGAAGACTGGCAATATCGCCTGACCTCCGCTGAGGTCGAGGAGCTCGACACCGCCCTAGGCGTCGTCACCGAGAGTGGCATGCCGCTGGAGGAAATCCGCCGAGAGGACTTTCCCCTACCCACTCTCGGAGAGCGCCTGAAGACCATCCAATACTCCTTGGAGCACGGCTCCGGCAGCTTCTACCTGCGCGGCTGGCCGGTGCACCGTTACAGCTGCGGAGAGCGGCGCCGGGTCTTCTGGGGACTGTGTCAATATCTCGGCACTCCCGTCTCCCAAAGTGCCGCCGGACAGAAGATCTTCCCGGTGCAGGACGCCGGCCACGCCGTCGATCACCCCAAGGCCCGCGGCCCCAACACCCGCAAACAACTCCGCTTCCATTGCGACCGCTGCGACGTCATCGGCTTCCTGTGCGTACGCCAGGCCCTGAGGGGCGGCGAGAACTACCTGGTCAGCGCGCCGGCGGTGCATAACGAAATCCTGCGGCGCCGGCCGGATCTGCTGGAAGAGCTCTACCGCCCCTGGTTTTACAAGACCCACAACGTCGACCTGGCCAACGACGATCCTTGGTGTCGCCAACCGATCTTCGCGGTCCACGACCACCGCTTCGTCGGCTACGTGCTGCGGGTGCTCATCGACCGCGCTTACGAGCTGCCGGAGCTGCCGGACATGACGCCCCGGCAGCGGGAGGCCCTGGACTTCCTCGACGCCGTCTGCGCCGAGCCGGACATGCATTTCCAGCTGCGCCAGGAGCCCGGCGACATCCTCTTCGTCAACAACTTCCTCAACTTCCACTCGCGCTCCGCCTTCGAGGACCACGAGGATCCGCAGCTCAAGCGGCTGCTGTTGAGGATCTGGCTCTCCATGCCCAACAGCCGGGCCCTGCCTCCCCTCTTCGCCGGCAGCTTCGGCAACACCGGCGCCGGAGAGCTTCGGGGCGGTATTCACCCGCAGCCGTGA
- the tesB gene encoding acyl-CoA thioesterase II has translation MQDILKDLIHLLSLEKLDTNLFRGESRDIGTSQVFGGQVLGQALSAANNTVEGRVAHSLHAYFLRKGDHDSPIIYEVDRQRDGRSFTSRRVVAIQHGKPILNLAASFKIPEQGLEHQSSMPQVPSPESLKDVTEYRRQLQERMPDGKVPRYLMQERPFEFRPVQLPQFLDPEPREPRASVWFKAVGELPDDDALHRAMLAYVSDYYLIATATRPHGTSIFDPRLQIASLDHALWFQRPFRVDQWLLYEIGSPSATDGRALSRGKIFDREGQLVAVVAQEGVMRLWPEPEPEDKDKDKDK, from the coding sequence GTGCAAGATATTCTCAAGGACCTGATCCACTTACTTTCCCTCGAAAAACTCGACACCAACCTCTTCCGCGGCGAAAGCCGGGATATCGGCACCTCCCAAGTCTTTGGTGGCCAGGTGCTGGGGCAGGCGCTGTCCGCCGCCAACAACACCGTCGAGGGCCGGGTAGCCCACTCCCTCCATGCGTACTTTCTGCGCAAGGGTGATCACGACTCCCCGATCATCTACGAGGTCGACCGCCAGCGGGATGGCCGCAGCTTCACCAGCCGCCGGGTGGTGGCGATCCAGCACGGGAAGCCGATCCTCAACCTCGCTGCATCGTTTAAGATCCCCGAACAAGGCCTGGAGCACCAATCGAGCATGCCCCAGGTTCCGTCGCCGGAGTCCTTGAAGGATGTCACCGAATACCGCCGCCAGCTCCAGGAACGCATGCCCGACGGCAAGGTGCCCCGCTACCTGATGCAGGAGCGGCCCTTCGAATTCCGCCCGGTGCAGCTGCCCCAATTCCTCGACCCTGAGCCCCGGGAGCCCCGGGCGAGCGTCTGGTTCAAAGCCGTCGGCGAGCTCCCCGACGACGATGCCCTACACCGCGCCATGCTCGCCTACGTTTCCGACTACTACCTCATCGCCACCGCCACCCGGCCCCACGGCACCTCCATCTTCGATCCGCGGCTACAGATCGCCAGCCTCGACCACGCCCTGTGGTTTCAGCGTCCTTTCCGAGTCGACCAATGGCTGCTCTACGAGATCGGCAGCCCCAGCGCTACCGATGGCCGCGCCCTGTCCCGGGGCAAGATCTTCGACCGGGAGGGGCAGTTGGTGGCGGTGGTGGCCCAGGAGGGGGTCATGCGCCTGTGGCCCGAGCCCGAGCCCGAGGACAAGGACAAGGACAAGGACAAGTGA